In the Candidatus Bathyarchaeota archaeon genome, CTGGATTCATTTTCGATATAGCATTCACTTCTGTTTTAAAAAGATCAATTAGGACATTATGGATTGTATTAGATGAGATGGACTTGATGTGGATTCCAGTTAGGATATCATGGCGATTAAATGAGAGACATTATGGGGCTTTACAGGGTCTAAATAAAGCTGAAACTGCAAAAAAATTCGGGGAAAAAAAAGTTCATTTATGGAGAAGGAGTTACGATGTAAGACCTCCTGCATTAGACAAAAGTGATAAGAGATATCCTGGATTCGATCCTATATATGGAGATCTCAGTGAGAATGAAATTCCTGCTACAGAATGTTTGAAAGATACATCAGAAAGATTTTTACCATATTGGCATGATGAAATGGTCCCCATAATTAAATCAAATAAAAGAGTAATAGTAGCTGCCCATGGTAATAGTCTAAGGGCTCTAGTAAAACATCTGGATAATATTTCTGACGAAGAAATTGTTAGCTTAAATATACCTACTGGGATTCCACTAGTCTATGAGTTAGATGATGAATTGAAGTCAAAAAGACATTATTATTTAGGCGATCCTGAAGA is a window encoding:
- the gpmA gene encoding 2,3-diphosphoglycerate-dependent phosphoglycerate mutase, with the translated sequence MIKLVLLRHGESVWNKENRFTGWTDVDLSKKGIKEARDAGKLLKDSGFIFDIAFTSVLKRSIRTLWIVLDEMDLMWIPVRISWRLNERHYGALQGLNKAETAKKFGEKKVHLWRRSYDVRPPALDKSDKRYPGFDPIYGDLSENEIPATECLKDTSERFLPYWHDEMVPIIKSNKRVIVAAHGNSLRALVKHLDNISDEEIVSLNIPTGIPLVYELDDELKSKRHYYLGDPEEIKKATEVVKNQGKIKL